Genomic DNA from Nonomuraea rubra:
CGTGCACGGTCACGGTCGAGGAGTCGCCGAACGACCACCCCCACACCTGGTTCAGCAGCGCCGACCGGCTGAACGCCTGCCGGGGGTTGCGCATGAGGTGCGCCAGCAGGTCGAACTCGCGGGCCGTCAGCAGCACCTCCTCGCCCCGCAGCCGCACCTCGTGGGCCCCCACGTCCACCACCAGGTCCCCGTCACGCAGCACCCCGGTGCCCCCGGTGACCGAGGCCCCGCGCGCCCGCCGCAGCACCGACTGCACGCGCAGCGCCAGCTCTCGCGGGCTGAACGGCTTGGTCACGTAGTCGTCGGCGCCGGTCTCGAGCCCGACCACGCGGTCGATCTCCTCGCCGAGCGCGGTCAGCATGATCACCGGGACGGGCCAGCGCTCCCTGAGCTTCCTGCACACCTGGAGCCCGTCGAGCTTGGGCAGCATCAGGTCGAGCACCATGAGGTCGGGCGGCCGGGCCAGCGCCCTGCGCAGCGCCTCGGCCCCGTCGCCGACGCACTCGACCTCGTGCCCGTCACGCTCCAGATAGCGCGCCACGACCTCGGACACGGTCGGATCGTCGTCCACCACCAGGATGCGTGTGTTCACCCCTCAACGGTACGGCCGGGCGGTCCGGGAGTGATGTACGCGTCATCGCTTCGTAAGGCTCGCGGATCATGCCCCGAGGACGTACGGTGGCCCCATGGGTAGAGTCGTGATGCTCGTCATAGGGACCTTGCTGGGTCTCTTCGTGCTGTTCAATTTCCTGCTGCCGATGCTGGCAGGCCTGATCAAGCTCGCTCTGATCATCGGCGTCATCGCGGTCCTCGTCTTCGTGGCCGTCGCCGTGGTGGGCAAGTCGTCCCGCTCCCACTGACGCTCGATGCAGTTCCTGTTCGATCCGTGGCTGGTGGGGATCACCATGGTGGCGATCCTGCTGCTGGCCACGTGGGCGGCCACGTTGCTGCCCATCCTCAGCGGGGAGCCGCCGAGCTTCCCGCTGTCCTACGCGCGCCGCACGGCCTTCCAGCGGCAGCGTGACCCCGACGCGGCCGGCCGGTCGCGTCCACGAGCGCCTTAGGCGTGCCCCGCTTCCACGTCATGTCACGTCAAGCGGGGCTCTCTCGACCTCGAGCGAGCCCGGACATTCCCCTACGAGGAAACAGGGCTCATGATCGATTCTCTAGTCACGTTCGTCATCGGCATGTCCGGCGGCAGTGCCGCGCTCGGGATCGTGCTGTTCACGCTGGCCGTACGGCTCCTGCTGCTGCCGCTCAACGTCCGCCAGGCCCGTACCATGAAGATCCGCGAGAGGCTCGCGCCCAAGCTGCGCGAGCTGCAGAAACGGCATGCACGTAACCCGGAGCGGCTGTCCAGGGAGCTGAGCGCGCTCTACGCCAAGGAGGGCACCTCGCCGTTCGCCGGGTTCCTGCCGATGCTGGCGCAGTTGCCGTTCATGTGGCTGATGTACAGCGTCGCCACGCATCCGACCGCGCTCGTCGGTCACCAGCTTTTCGGGGCACCGCTGGGGCAGCAGGTCGCGGGGGTGATCGCTAATTACGGTCTGGTCAGCGCACCATTTTTGGTCTTTGTATTGGTCATCGTGCTGGTCGCAGCGGCGGCATGGCTGTCCGCCAGGCAGATGA
This window encodes:
- a CDS encoding response regulator transcription factor; the encoded protein is MNTRILVVDDDPTVSEVVARYLERDGHEVECVGDGAEALRRALARPPDLMVLDLMLPKLDGLQVCRKLRERWPVPVIMLTALGEEIDRVVGLETGADDYVTKPFSPRELALRVQSVLRRARGASVTGGTGVLRDGDLVVDVGAHEVRLRGEEVLLTAREFDLLAHLMRNPRQAFSRSALLNQVWGWSFGDSSTVTVHVRRLREKIEPDPTEPRRIVTVWGVGYRYEPMDEA
- a CDS encoding DUF6412 domain-containing protein, which produces MQFLFDPWLVGITMVAILLLATWAATLLPILSGEPPSFPLSYARRTAFQRQRDPDAAGRSRPRAP
- a CDS encoding YidC/Oxa1 family membrane protein insertase, translated to MIDSLVTFVIGMSGGSAALGIVLFTLAVRLLLLPLNVRQARTMKIRERLAPKLRELQKRHARNPERLSRELSALYAKEGTSPFAGFLPMLAQLPFMWLMYSVATHPTALVGHQLFGAPLGQQVAGVIANYGLVSAPFLVFVLVIVLVAAAAWLSARQMKIAEEQPELMKRIMRLLPYGSVLAVLFLPLAAGLYLLVSQAWAVTERAVLNSRLQPA